DNA from Terriglobus tenax:
AGCGAGTTCAACACCGCCTGCGACTCGCTCATCGCACGCGACGCCAGGATGCGGGCATGCTCCAGCGGCACCGGGTTCCGCTTCTGCGGCATGATGCTGGAGACCTGCACGTATCCATCAGACAAACGCAGGAAACCGAACTCGGCTGTGGACCACAGCAGCATCTCCTGCGCAAAGCGGCCAAAGTTCACCATCAGCGTGGCCAGCACCGAACACGACTCGGTAATGTAATCCACCGCCGCAATCGCGCCGTACGTATTGACCTGCAGACCTTTGAAGCCAAGCAGCTCCGCCGTGCGCTCGCGATGAATCGGAAATCCGGTACCCGTAATCGCGCAGGCTCCAAGCGGTGAACGATTCACGCGGGCATACGCCGCACGGACACGCTCGGTATCGCGCTCCAGCACTTCAACAAAGGCCATCAGGTAGTGCCCCAGCGTCGTCGGCTGCGCCGGCTGGTTGTGTGTATACGCCGGAATCAGCGTCGCACGCTGTTCACTGGCAATCTTCAACAGCGCAGACCGTACCGCGATGCAGGCTTCCGCCACCTCCAGCAGGCGCTTGCGCAGCACCATGCGGTACATCGTCATATCAAGGTCGTTGCGCGAGCGGGCGGTATGAACGCGCCCGGCATCTTCTTCGCCGCAGAGTTCGGCGAGCTTCTTCTCCACCAGGAAGAACAGGTCTTCGACGGATCCGTCATACTTCGCTGCGGCAATCTCTTCCATCGGAAGCAATGCAAGCCCGCGGAAGCAATTGGCCGCCGTCTCCCGCGAGATGATCTTCTGCTCGGCCAGCATCAGCACGTGAGCGTAATCAATCTCCAGCATGGAGGGCAAAAACAAACGTTGCGCGTCATGGAAGACGTGAGAGAGCACCTGTTCACGATAAACGTCTGCCGGAAACTTTGAACTCTTCGAGGATGCCATGATTCCTTTGCTAAATAAGTTGAGGCCGCAGGATGGTTTGCCTGCGGCCCCGGGTTTACATCGTTAGAAACGTACCGCCGCGCCCCACTGGACAATACGCTGTTCCAGTACGCTGCTGCGCTGGGTGGTAACGGCGCCTGTTCCCACGCCGGTGGTAGTATTCACCGCCTGCGTTACCGCCAGTCCGGTGATGTTGTTCGTGTTGGTGATATTGTTCGCTTCCAGGAAGAACGTGGGAGCGAAACGGTCAACAATCTTCGGGAAGGTACGCGTGTAACGCGCATCCACCTGGTAGATCGAGGGGCTGCGGAGCGAGTTCCTACCAACAAAGGCAGGACGCGCCACACCGCTGGTCGCCGTATCACCATAGAAGGTCGTGTTGCTGGCCAGCAACGTTGCCTGGTCACCCGAGGACAGGTTGCCCAGGATAGCCAGCATGTTGTTGTTCGCCAGCAGCCGTCCAACCGGATTGCTGAGGTCAAACTTCGGCTCCAGAACAGCGGACATGTTGAACGCATTCGGACGGTTGACCGAAGCATTGCCGCGATCGAACTTCTTGTTCAGCGTGTTCGAAACACCCAGGTTCTGCTCAAAGGTGTTTACCTCAGGAGCATCCGAGATCACATGCGACCACGTGTAGCTGGCATTGAACTGCATACCGCGCCACGGAGTCATGGTCAGGTTCGTGAACATCGCGTTGTAGCTGGAGTTTGCACCCGACTCGACACGGTTCACCTCGTTGAAGCGTGCATCGTAACGCGTCGTTGCGCTGACCGTGTTGCTGAACGTGGGACGTCCGTCGGCGAGCGTCACTCCCGTCGGAATCACGTTGATGTTGTGACGCCACGGAAGATTACGTCCGTTCGACAGAATGTAGCCGATCGTGGCCGAAATATGGCTGTTGACCTGCTGCGTGATCTGCGCGTTGACGTTCCAGGTGTACTCGTTCTTGATGTTCGGGTTGATGGTCGTTACGTTCTGCGTCGCAACTGAACCGATCGAGGAAGGAATGCTGGGAAAAGCGGGGCGACCAGGAGTACCCGGAGTGCCACCATTGTAGGTAAAGGATGCAACACGGTTGGAGCCATCGAGGTTAAGCGCATTGAACCAAAGGTTCGTCGGCGTCTGCTGGTAGAAGATACCGGCAGAAACCTTGACCACCGTTGTGTCTGAAGCGCGATAGCTGAAGCCGAGACGGGGAGCAAAGTTCGTGTTCGGAATATTGAACTTACGCGAATCCGCATACGGTGCGTTCGCATTGGCCTGAGGCGCACCAAAGCGGTCATACCGCAAACCGTACACCATGGTAAGGCGCGGGCTAAGCTGCCATGTGTCCTGCGCATAACCGCCGTAGAACAGAGAAGCATATCCAACGCCGCTGGCATCGGTCTGGGAAGCGTAGTTTGCATAGCCATACGGATCGGTTCCGTTGCGGGCATTCAGATATGCCTGAACGGTCGCGAAGGTATAGCGATTGAACGATGCGGACCTCTGACGGTTCTGGATCTGCGCCAGTACGAAGCCGGCCTTGAAGGTATGCCGTCCGCGCACGTAGCTGATGTTTTCTGAACCGGAAGGCTGCTTATCCGTGTACTGCGTGCCGGCGCTGCTGGTGTTGCCAAAGGCAGCAATGTTGGTGATCACGATCGCAGGGCCAGTTCCCGCGCTCGCCCCGGCCGTGTACACATTGGCGCGGAAAGGAACCGAGAGACGGAGCTCATTGACCAGGCTGTTGGTCAGTGTAGACACAAGCTGAATGCCAAAAACGTGGGCACGATCCTTATAGTCGGCGTTCGCGCTGGTTGCGTTAATGCCGCCAACCTGCGTGTTCGCCGGGAAGGAGTTCTGGAAGTAGTTATAGCGCATGAAAATGGAATGCTTCGGCGTGATGGTGTAATCCACGCGGGCATCCATAAACTTGCCCTGCAGAGTGCCCTGCCCCGGAACCAGTTCCGAGGCTCCCAGTCCAAGCTGTGCGGCGTTCCCCGCCGTAATGGTCACAGGCGTCGGGCTGCCACGCTTCAGCTGCTCATACGCGCCGAAGAAGAACAGCTTGTCCTTGATCACCGGACCGCCCACATTGAAGGCATGATCTTCCAGGATCAGGTTCGGCTTGGCAGGATTGGTCACCTTGCTTTGTAACAGCGGATAGGCCGTTGCATCCACCCAGCGCTTCACGAACTCATACTTGCCGTGGAACTGGTTCGTACCGGAGTTGGAAATGACGTTGTACACGTCACCCGTCGTCCATCCATACTCAGGAGCAAACGAGTTGGAAACCGTCTGCACTTCCTTCACAAAGATGTTGCCGATCGGGAACAGGCGCAGACCGATACGGTCCGCCTCGGTATTCACCATACCGTCCAGCTGATAGTTGATGCGGTCCATCAGGCCGTTGGTGTTCAGCGTACGCGGAATGCCAAGCTCAGGGTTCGGGTGACCCGAAACGCCCGGCTGGAACACGATGAAGTTGTACGGATTACGCGAGGTCAGCGGCACGTTCTCAACTTCAACAGAGCTGAGCGTGCGCTGCACATTCAGGTTCGTCGGATCGATGGAAGCAATGGAGGCTTCCACCGTCACAGCAGTCGCAGCAGAACCGATCTTCAGGTTGCCATCAATCGCGGCCTCCGTGCCTGCATTCAGGTTTACTCCGGAGACAGTCAACGGTGAAAAGCCATCGGAGGTGATATTGACGGTGTATTCACCCAATGGCAGATTGACCAGAACATAATAACCATCAGAGCCGGTCGTGATCGTACGCGTAAAGCCTACAGACGGATTGGTAACAGTAATCGAAGCGCCAGCAATCGCTGCGCCGCTCGGATCCGCGACTCGACCGCGGATTGTTCCATTGATGGATTGCGACTGAGCGAATGCGGCAGGACTGGAAACCGCCACAGGCGCCAGCATGGCAACCGATAGTAGAACTGATCGAACCCGATGAGTTCTCATTATTTTTGACCCTCCCCGAATAGCAACTGACCTTTTGAATTGGAATCATGTACTGCGCTCCCGGAAGCGACTACTCTTCCGGGAGTTCGTCACTGCCTAGCCCTCACTTCATCCCAGCAGCTTGCCGTCCATCGCCTGCAGCGACAAGGCCACTGAGCCGTAGAGCTGGGCTTCCGGCCCAAGCACACTACATCGCACCTGCGGATGCGGGAAATCGCTCTCCGCAAGCACACCACCTACGGCTTCGCACAACGCCGCATGGGAACCAACACCTCCACCCATCACCACCAGCGATGGGTTGAAAAGCAACGTAATCGTCGCAATGGCGTCACCAAGAATCCGCGCCGTATTCTGCAGCACGGCCTTTGCCTGCGGATTTCCCGTCGCCGCCAATTCAAAAATCTGTGAAGCGCGTAGAGCTCGCAGTTCTGCACTGCCCTGCTTCGTGCGCTCCAGTTCGCTCTGCCACTGCGCTTCAATTCCGGCGCCGCCAATCACGCGCTCCAGTTGACCGGTGCGTCGCATCTCCATCGGCTCACGCGCCATTCCCGGAACACCCAGATAGCCGATTTCACCAGCGCTCCACGCGGAGCCATGATGAATCTGTCCGCCCAGGAAAACGCCGGCGCCCACGCCCGTGCCCATCGCAATGAAGACAAAGTCATCGACATTCTCTGCCGCACCGTGCCAGTGCTCGCCAACTGCGGCAAGATTGGTATCGTTCTCCGCAATCACCTCGAAGCCCAGCTTCTCTTCCAGCAGAGCGCGCAAAGGAACATCATTCCAGTCCGTCAGGTTCGGCGCGGAGAGAACCACACCGCGAGCCACATCCGTCACACCGGGCGCGCCTACGGTCAGGTGCTTCACCTTCTTGAAGGCCACCTTCGCGTCCTCGCACATCTGCTTCAGACCATCGCGCAGCAGCTGGCAAATCGAAGCTGGATCCTTCTCCTTCGCGCCGAGCTTGCAGGCCCACTGTGCGACCGGCTTGCCATCAAGATTGGCCAGCATCATGCGCAGCCGTGTTCCACCAATGTCGGCGCCGGCAACATAAGCATGCTCCGGACGGAAGCGAAGCAGCTCCCCCGGACGGCCTCCCGAGGAGACCCCCTCACCGAGATACTCGATCAGGTCAAGCGCTTCCAGATCAGCAATGGCCGCCGTTACGGTCGGTGCGGAAAGCCCCGACAGGCGAACCAGATCTGCGCGAGAGCATGGAGAATTCTCGCGCACCAATTGAAGAAGAACCCGATTGTTCGCGCGACGCAGATTGGCCGGACGAGAAATACGAAGCTCACGCGAATTAGCAAGCGTTAATGGCATAGCAGGTGTAGGCCCGATTATAAACAAACTTTACAAAGTCGCAAGTGGGTGTTATCAACAAGGACAATCAAAAAAACATCACCAGCAGGCGCGCCGCCTCTCCAGCGCCTCGTCTGTCGAAGGAACGGCTCACAAATGACGAAGTGGAAACACTGCATCTCATATCCCCTGGCCGCTTGGCTTGCGTTCTCTCCCATGTTGGCGGCCGCGCAGCAGCCAGGCCCGCAGCCTCCGTATCTTTCTCCAGAGGCCTACGCGCTTCCTCTGGACCGTGGCGCTTCCGGCCTGTGGCAGTCATTGCAGAAGCTGAAGACACGCGCCAGCCTGATGATGGTCGTTGCCCATCCTGACGACGAAGACGGCGGCATGCTTGCCTATGAAAGCCGTGGCCAGGGCGCGGATACAACCCTGCTCACGCTCAACCGCGGCGAAGGCGGGCAGAATGTGATGACCGGCGACTACTGGGACCAGCTCGGCATCATGCGTACGCAGGAGCTGCTGGCCGCCGGAGCCTACTACGGCGTGCACCAGCGCTGGACCCGCGTCGCTGACTACGGCTTCTCCAAAACTCTGGATGAAGCCCTGAAGAACTGGGGACATGATCGCGTTCTATATGACGTCGTCCGCCAGGTACGCATCACGCGGCCGCTCGTCATCACCAGCGTCTTCGCCGGCAACCTCTCTGACGGTCACGGACATCACCAGACCGCCGGCCTCATGGCGCAGGAGGCCTACAAGCTCGCCGGCGATCCCAACGTCTTTCCTGACCAGATCGCCGCCGGCCTCAAGCCCTGGTCGCCGCTGAAGGTCTACGCGCGCGTTCCCTTTGCCCGCGTCACCGAAAAAGGAATCTTCGACTACGCCACCGGCAAGTGGGAACCTGTTCGCTTCAAGAACTACGTCACCGGTGAGACCATCAACGCCGTCCCCAGCAAAACGCTGGAAATCCCCGAAGGCACCTACAACGCCCTCTTCGCGCGCAACTATCTTGCGGTTGCCCGCGAGGGCCTTGCCAACCAGAAGTCGCAGAACGACGGCGTAGGCATGCCCCTTCCCGGCCAGTTCAACTCGCCCTATCACCTCTACGCCTCGCGCGTCAGCGGAGCCGCTCTGCCCGTGGCCGAGAAGACCTTCTTCGACGGCATCGACATCTCGCTCACCGGCATTGCCGATTACGCTCCCGTCCCTGACCGTCCCAACTGGCGCAAGAGCTTCGACGCACTCACCGTCCTGGTCAATGACGCCATGCAGCGCTTCAACGCCGCCGACCCGTCACAATCCGCCCCTCTGCTCGCGCAGGGACTCGAGATGACTCGTTCGCTGCAGAACCAGGTGAAGAACAGCAATCTCTCCGCAGATGCCCGGTACGACATGCTGCACGAGCTCTCTATCAAGGAAGACCAGTTCAACGACGCGCTTTCGCAGTCGCTCGGCGTCATGCTGGTCGCAACCGTAAACCCGGTTGGTGAAAAGCCGCGCATGGGGCCCTTCGGCGAGCTGCGGGGCAACACCCCCACCTACCAGGTCGCCATCCCCGGCCAGCCCGTCTCAATCAACGTGCATGTGGCCAACCAGGGAGCACAGACCGTGACCGTTGACGATGTTGCCCTGGTCGGCGACAGCGGCGACTGGAAGTGGAAGACCACCGACAAGACCACCACGGCGCTCACCCCCGGTCAGGCTGGCGACCTCACCGTCGAAGGCTCCGTGCCTGAGAATGCCCCGGTCACCAAGCCCTACTTCAGCCGTCCCACGCTGGAGCAGAGCTACTATGACCTGAACAACCCCGCTTATCTTGGCCTTCCCACCATGCCCTACCCTGTCACCGCTCGCCTGCTGTACAGCTATGCCGGCGTGCAGGCCAGCGTTCTCGGCACGGTGCAGACCACGCACCGCATCAACGGCATCGGCCCCGTGCTTGAGCCGCTGATGATCGCTCCCGCCATCTCTGTTCTCGTCTCGCCTGAGGCAGGCGTTATCCCTTCCAGCAGTTCCAGCCTCACCCTGAAGGTCGCTCTTCGCAGCAACGTGAAGGGGCCGGCCGAAGGCGAGGTCGCGCTCAATCTGCCTGACGGCTGGACGTCGTCTCCGCGTACGGCACACTTCTCCACCGCGCGCGACGGCGATGAAAAGAAACTCATCTTCGAGGTCACACCGAAGAACATTCAGCTGAAGCCTTACACCATCACCGCCGTGGCGAAGTATGACGGCAAGGAATACAAGGAAGGCTTCACCACCGTCTCATGGCCTGGCCTGCGTCCGTATCCTTCGTACCGTCCGGCGACATACCGTACCACCGGCGTTGATCTCAAGACGCCGGCGGATCTGAAGATCGGCTACATCATGGGTACCGGAGAAGACGTTCCGGCCTCGCTCAGCGATGTAGGCGTGCAGGTCACGCAGCTCACCGCTGCCGACCTGGCTTCCACCGACCTCAGCAAGTTCGATGCCGTGGTTGTAGGCATTCGCGCCTACGCCAACCGCCCTGACCTGCGTGCCAACAACAATCGCCTGCTGGATTATGTGAATAACGGCGGCACCGTCGTCGTGGAATACCAGACCAACGAGTACGACCACAACTACGGCCCCTATGCCATCTCCGTTCCTTCGGATGCCGAGAAGGTTGTTGACGAAAATTCCAAGGCCACCATCCTCGATGCCGCCGATCCGCTGCTGAACTGGCCTAACAAGATCACCAGCGCGGACTTCGACAACTGGGTAGAAGAACGTGGCCACGGTTTCGCCAGCACCTGGGATCCGAAGTTCACCGCTCTGACGGAGATGCATGACGACGAGCAGGACCCGCAAAAAGGCGGCCTGCTCTACGCCAGGCATGGCAAAGGTCTGTACATCTACACCTCCTTCGCCTTCTTCCGTCAGATTCCCGAGGGCGTCCCCGGCTCCTACCGCATCTACATGAACCTGATCAGCGCTTCCAGGAACCCTGCCTATAAGCCAGCCTCAACTGGCGTGAAAGCCGCTCCGAAGAAAAAACGCTAAACTCATCTGCTTCGCTAAAAAGGCCCTCATCTCTCTGGATGAGGGCCTTTCTCTTGTTCGCTGTTTGCGGTCTTATTTCTTATGCCGCGACAGCAGGGATTCGGACTCCCGGTTCCAGCTCGTAGGAGACAGATACAGCCATCAACACGCGGCGAATCCGAAGTACACAACGGTCAGTCTTGATCATTCCAAAACCAGGCATTTAACCCCCTAACAGATATCTTCGTCCATGCGCAGTTTAGCAGTTGGAGCCAACAGGGACGCCCCGCACATCTGCATCCCAATCTCCTAAAGCTCCGCCGGTTTTTTGCCGATAAGCCGGAAGAACAGCCCCGGCCATGACCGGGAGCGGAGATATATTGCACGCCCCTCTTCCACCTCAGCCAGATCCCCTTCCACAGACGCCGCCGGTTCCGCTGGAGGCTGCCATCGACACATCCATGCGCTTCCTGGCCAGGCAGCCCATCATGTCGGCAAACCGGCATACCTTCGGCTACGAACTCCTGTTTCGCAACAGCTGGGAAAATCGCTTCAGCGGTGAAGGGGAATCCGCCTCAAGCAGCATTGTGGACTGGGCCATCACACATGGCTTTGACTCACTGGTCGGCCCCGCACGCCCCTTCGTCAACTGCACACGCTCTCTCCTGCTCAGTCGGTGCGCGGAGCTGCTGCCCAAAAACACCGTGCTGGAGATACTGGAAACCATTGAAGTCGACGAACAGCTCCTGCAGGCCTGCAGGCGTTACCGCGACCTTGGCTTTACGCTGGCACTGGATGACTACGACTTTCGCGAGCAGTGGGAGCCCCTGCTTGACCTTGTGCACTACATCAAGGTCGACTTCTCGCAAACCAGCTCCGAAGACCGCAGACGACTGATCGCACGCCTCAAAGGCCGCGGCATCCGCTTTCTCGCCGAGCGCATTGAAACGGCCGAAGATCTGCAACTGGCCGTCTCGGAAGGCTTCGAACTGTTCCAGGGCTACTTCTTCATGAAGCCCATCATGACGGCACGACGCGCTCCGGGAAGGTCTATCCATCAGATCCAGTTGCTGGCGGAGATCGGCAAACAGAACCTCGATCTGAACGCGCTGCTGCGCATACTGCGCGCCGAACCCGCCATCTGCTATCGCCTGCTGCGTTACGTCAACTCCGTCTCAATGGCAGTACACAGCACCATCACCGACATCCGCCGCGCCGTTTTGCTCATCGGCACCGAGGAGAGTCGGCGCATCATTCGCACCGCACTGGCGGCGGAACTCGCCCGCGGATCATGCACCGAAGCCATGGAACGCTGCGTCCAGCGGGCACGCTTCTGCGAGCTGCTGGCAGACTGTCTCGGCACACCCTCTGAAGAGCTCTACCTCATGGGCATGCTCTCCGCCGTCATGCCGCTGCTTGATCTCGACCCCAAAGAGGTTGTTGCCAACCTTCCTCTGCGGCCGGAGGTCCTCAACGCCCTGCTCGCACCAGACACCGATGAACCCCACGCCCACGCGCTGACACTCGCCATCGCGTACGAGCACGGAGACTGGGACGCCTTCACACAATATTGCCAGCAGCTTTGCCTCGGCGAAGCCGAGATCGCTGACAAGCACATCTCCGCCGTGCAATGGACCGCCGACATCATGCACCACATCTAGGTGCCCCATGGTGCGATACTTGGAAGCATGGATCGCACCACGGGTAACGCATCGAAGACCAGCACGCGCCGCAGCTTCCTATGGTTGCTCTCCGCGATCGCCATCGCACGTCCAAAGCTGGTCCATGCGCAAACTCCGAATAAGATTCCCGCCTCCATCGTGCCGCAGGATCACCTGCTGCAACCGGAAGCGCTGCAGCAGCAGCTTACCGCGCTGAAAGGCGTGCCCATTCTCCAGGTCGGCTCACACACGCAGTACGACCAGGCCCACATTCCCGGTTCGGAATACATCGGCCTCGTCTCCCAGCCTGCCGGGCAGGATGCCCTGCGCACCCGCGTCAAAGATCTGCCGCGCGACAAAGCCCTTGTCCTCTACTGCGGTTGTTGTCCGTGGGAACGGTGCCCCAACATCGGCGCTGCCTGGACACTGCTTGAGCAGATGGGCTTCCGCAACGTCAAGGTGCTCTACATCGCCAACAACTTCGGCGCGGACTGGGTCCAGAAACACTACCCGGTCGAGCCCGCACAGTAAGTTCTTCCAGAGGAAATCTCTCTTATGCGCACGAAAGCTCTTACCCTCGCTCTCGCCATCATGCTGGGCGCAGTGGCCACACGCGCGGAATCCCCGCTGGTCAACCACGCCGCTCCCGCCTTCTCAAAGACTGACCTCACGCAGAAGTCCGTCAGCCTTGCCAAGTACAAGGGCAAGGTCGTCCTGCTCAACTTCTGGGCCACCTGGTGCGCTCCCTGCCAGGCGGAGATTCCGAAGTTCGCCGCATGGCAGACCCAGTACGGCCCGCAAGGCTTCCAGGTTCTCGGCGTCTCCATGGACGACGAAGACGCTCCCGTGAAAAAGCTCGTTCCCAGGCTGAAGGTCAACTATCCCGTCGTCATGGGCGACGCCCGGATGGGCAAAGCCTACGGCGGCGTGCTCGGCCTTCCGGTCACCTTCCTCATCGACCGCAACGGCACCGTCCGCGAACGCTTCGACGGCGAAGCCAACCTTCAGGCCATGGAACAGCACGTCCAGCAGCTGCTGAAGAAGTAACTTTCATTCCCGCCAACCTCGATATCCCCATTCTTTGGCAAAAGCCGAAGGGTGGGGTATCGAGCGCAGCGAGACCGCTTCTCATCCTGTAATCCCGACCGAAGCTCACAGCGCTTAGTAGAGGAACCTGCTACCCAATCACAACCGTAGGCTGAATCAGCGTTCCGGCAACCCGCTTGCCGATGGCGATAATATGCCGCTGCCCCTCAAACACCTTCACCAGCGGCGCATTGGAGAACTCCGGCAGATTCACGGTCATACCGTTGCGCAGTCTCCCCGCCGTCGCCATGTCCGCCGTCACCGACGGCATCTCCGGCAAAATTGTCCGCGGATGCGGCAATGCCGCCTCAAGCTCCCCGGTTGCCGCAAGCTCGTCCATCCGCTCCAGCGTCATCGTCTGCTCCAGCGTAAACACGCCCGCCTTCGTGCGGCGAAGCTCCGTCAGGTGAGCTCCACATCCAGCCAGCGCTCCAAGATCATGCGCCAGCGAGCGGATATACCCACCCGCGGAAACCTCCGCGACAAAGCGCGCCGTGTCGCCTTCCAGCGATGTCAGCTCAAAGCGATGCACGTGGATCTTCGCCGGCTTCACCGGAACCTCTTTGCCCTGCCGCGCCAGCTTATGCGCAGGCACACCGTTGATCTTCTTGGCGGAAAACGCCGGCGGCGTCTGCTCAATCTCACCATGGAAGCCCCTAGCCAGCACACGCAGTTCGTCCAGAGTCTGCGTCAGCGGCTTTGGCTCACCAGCAGCTTCACCCTCGGCATCATAGGTATCCGTCGCAAAGCCAAACCTGATCGCGCCGGTATATCCCTTCTCCGCGCTTGAGAAAAACTGCGCCAGCCGCGTCCACTTCCCCAGCAACAGCGGCAAAACTCCCGTCGCCATCGGGTCCAGCGTTCCCAGGTGCCCGATTGATTTTTCACCCGTCGCGCGGCGAACCCGGTTCACAACATCGTGCGAGGTCATCCCCGCCGGCTTATCCAGTACTAACAATCCGTTCACGACTTACTCTGTCTCACCAGGGAAAGAAACTCGTTGCGTGTCTGCTGCTGTTCCTTGAAGACGCCCAGCATGGCCGAGGTCACCGTTGACGAATTCTGCTTCTCCACACCGCGCATCATCATGCACAGGTGCGATGCCTCCATGATGACGGCCACTCCCTGCGGGTCAATCGCATCCACAATCGCATGCGCAATCTGCTGCGTCAGCCGCTCCTGCACCTGCAGCCGCCGCGCAAATACATCCACCAGCCGCGGCATCTTGCTCAGGCCAATCACCTTGCCATTGGGAATATACGCAATATGCGCCTTGCCGAAAAACGGCAGCAGATGGTGCTCGCACAGCGAATAAAACTCGATGTCCTTGACGATGACCATCTCGTCATACTCCACATCGAACAGCGCCCCGCGCAGAATCTCCGTCGGGTCCTGCTTGTATCCCTTTGTCAAAAAGGCCATGGACTTCTCCATGCGCTCCGGCGTCTTCAGCAGCCCGTCGCGCGTGGGGTCTTCGTCATAGCGGATCAACAGCTCGCGGTAGATATCTTCCGTCGATGCCTCGCTCAGCGGCTTGTCCGTCAATGTGCTCATTCGTAACTCCTCGGCATCTTCTGCCACTTCGCCTTTTTGTTTGTCATTCCGCGGCGAAGCAGAGGAATCTGCTTTCTCTTATTCGCCCGCGTACTCAAATGCGTTGTTCGGCGTCTCTTCAATGCGGATCTTTTCCACCTTCGCGGCGGTAAAATCCTTCAAAATCTCCCACAGCACAATCGCCAGGTTCTCGGTCGACGGCACCAGTGTGGCAAACTCCGGCAGCGTGTTCAGGTTCATGTGGTCAAACTTCGCAACGATCCTCTGCTGCACAAACGTATCCACATCCACCAGGTTGCAGACCATGCCGCTCACTGCATCCACCTGCCCGCTCACCAGCACCTCCAGCCAGTAGTTATGCCCATGGCCAAAGGGGTTGTTGCACTTGCCAAACACCTCGCGGTTCTGCTGCTCGCTGAACGCATCCACATGCAGACGATGCGATGCCGAAAACCGGTACCTGCGCCCAAGGTAAGCTTTCATGCTTCCCCCAGGTAATCGGCAAACAGGTCTTCCATCTCGTACACGCGCACCTTCACCAGCTTCGCTCCGGGAATCTTTCCCTCAAGCCGCCGCCATATGGCAATCGCAATGTTCTCGCTGGTCGGCTGCATCGTTCTGAACTCGGGAATCTCATGGTTCAGGTGGCGATGGTCATACACCCCCACCACCTCGCGCTCCATGATCTCCTTCAGCTCCTTCAGGTCCACGACGAAGCCGGTCACCGGATCCACACCACCGGTCACCGTGACCTCCAGCGTGTAGTTGTGCCCATGGCCATTGCGGTTGGAGCACTTCCCAAACGCGCGCTCATTCTCCTCAGGCGTCCACGTGTCCACCCAGTAGAAGTGCGACGCAGAAAACTCGGCTTTGCGGGTTAGCTGAACCATCCCTCTAGTTTAGATGAGCCACCAGCCAAACCGCTTCACCTCATCAACATCCGAGCTATCCTGAGTGATCTGCCACAATTTGGGTGCCCACATCTGGTGAAGCCAGATGTGGGAATCGTACCTACTCCCACTCCATCTTTCTCTGACTCTCAATCTTCGCCGCATCAAGCTCAATACCGAACCCGGGGCCCGTCGGCAGCTCGAGATGCGCTCTCTTCGGAAACAGCGGATTCTTCTCAAACATGTAGAAATGCGCCATCTTGTTGACTAAGTACTCGCCCAGCGGAAACGTCATCGGCGGCTGGCTTGCAATCACATGCAGCGCCGCAT
Protein-coding regions in this window:
- a CDS encoding ROK family protein, translating into MRENSPCSRADLVRLSGLSAPTVTAAIADLEALDLIEYLGEGVSSGGRPGELLRFRPEHAYVAGADIGGTRLRMMLANLDGKPVAQWACKLGAKEKDPASICQLLRDGLKQMCEDAKVAFKKVKHLTVGAPGVTDVARGVVLSAPNLTDWNDVPLRALLEEKLGFEVIAENDTNLAAVGEHWHGAAENVDDFVFIAMGTGVGAGVFLGGQIHHGSAWSAGEIGYLGVPGMAREPMEMRRTGQLERVIGGAGIEAQWQSELERTKQGSAELRALRASQIFELAATGNPQAKAVLQNTARILGDAIATITLLFNPSLVVMGGGVGSHAALCEAVGGVLAESDFPHPQVRCSVLGPEAQLYGSVALSLQAMDGKLLG
- a CDS encoding TonB-dependent receptor — encoded protein: MAVSSPAAFAQSQSINGTIRGRVADPSGAAIAGASITVTNPSVGFTRTITTGSDGYYVLVNLPLGEYTVNITSDGFSPLTVSGVNLNAGTEAAIDGNLKIGSAATAVTVEASIASIDPTNLNVQRTLSSVEVENVPLTSRNPYNFIVFQPGVSGHPNPELGIPRTLNTNGLMDRINYQLDGMVNTEADRIGLRLFPIGNIFVKEVQTVSNSFAPEYGWTTGDVYNVISNSGTNQFHGKYEFVKRWVDATAYPLLQSKVTNPAKPNLILEDHAFNVGGPVIKDKLFFFGAYEQLKRGSPTPVTITAGNAAQLGLGASELVPGQGTLQGKFMDARVDYTITPKHSIFMRYNYFQNSFPANTQVGGINATSANADYKDRAHVFGIQLVSTLTNSLVNELRLSVPFRANVYTAGASAGTGPAIVITNIAAFGNTSSAGTQYTDKQPSGSENISYVRGRHTFKAGFVLAQIQNRQRSASFNRYTFATVQAYLNARNGTDPYGYANYASQTDASGVGYASLFYGGYAQDTWQLSPRLTMVYGLRYDRFGAPQANANAPYADSRKFNIPNTNFAPRLGFSYRASDTTVVKVSAGIFYQQTPTNLWFNALNLDGSNRVASFTYNGGTPGTPGRPAFPSIPSSIGSVATQNVTTINPNIKNEYTWNVNAQITQQVNSHISATIGYILSNGRNLPWRHNINVIPTGVTLADGRPTFSNTVSATTRYDARFNEVNRVESGANSSYNAMFTNLTMTPWRGMQFNASYTWSHVISDAPEVNTFEQNLGVSNTLNKKFDRGNASVNRPNAFNMSAVLEPKFDLSNPVGRLLANNNMLAILGNLSSGDQATLLASNTTFYGDTATSGVARPAFVGRNSLRSPSIYQVDARYTRTFPKIVDRFAPTFFLEANNITNTNNITGLAVTQAVNTTTGVGTGAVTTQRSSVLEQRIVQWGAAVRF
- the argH gene encoding argininosuccinate lyase, with protein sequence MASSKSSKFPADVYREQVLSHVFHDAQRLFLPSMLEIDYAHVLMLAEQKIISRETAANCFRGLALLPMEEIAAAKYDGSVEDLFFLVEKKLAELCGEEDAGRVHTARSRNDLDMTMYRMVLRKRLLEVAEACIAVRSALLKIASEQRATLIPAYTHNQPAQPTTLGHYLMAFVEVLERDTERVRAAYARVNRSPLGACAITGTGFPIHRERTAELLGFKGLQVNTYGAIAAVDYITESCSVLATLMVNFGRFAQEMLLWSTAEFGFLRLSDGYVQVSSIMPQKRNPVPLEHARILASRAMSESQAVLNSLHNTPFADMNDSEDSLQPLVDLAFADGLRALRLMAGVLEETSYNFERMAERAHGDFLAVTELADTLARDARLSFHDAHTIVSAAVKASNGRYQPAAMVDFVEKALQEKQAQVLSRNALLRALDPENFVAVRTTPGGPAPSALDPQIERAQKQAAEDAAWRFGEVEHLTAASNNLHAAVKAFGRD